TTCGTCCGCGACTTCGACATCGAACTCGAGTGTCCCACAGACGACCTGATTCGAACGCCGCGTGCCGAGGTACAGACACGGTTCTACGACCGTCTCCACGAACTGGTCGCCTCGCACACGAACACGCTCGTGTTCACGAACACCCGCTCGGGGGCCGAGCGCGTCTTGCACAATCTCCGCGAGACGTACCCCGACATCGACGAATCGAACTCCGGGTGTCACCACGGAAGTCTCTCGAAAGAGCGGAGACAGGAGATAGAGTCAAAGCTGAAAGCCGGCGAGTTGCAGGTCGTCACCACCTCGACGAGTCTGGAACTCGGTATCGACATGCCGCACATCGACCTCGTGGTGCAGGTCGGGTCGCCGAAGTCGGTGGCGGCGCTCCTCCAGCGCGTCGGCCGGGCGGGCCACCAACTCGGCCAGACCGTCGAAGGCCGCGTCATCGCCCTCGACAGAGACGAACTCGTAGAGTGCGCGGTGATGTTGACGAAGGCCGAAGAGGGATTCGTCGACCGCGTGTTCATCCCCGAGAACGCCTTCGACGTGGCGGCACAGCAGGTCTACGGGATGGCTATCAACTCGATTCGCCCCGAGTCAGAGGTCCGCGATATCCTGCGTCGGGCCTATCCGTACCGAAACTTCTCGGACGACGACTTCGAACGCCTGTTTCGTTACCTCACCGCCGACTACGACGGCCTCGAAGACAAGAACGTCTACGCGAAGGTGTGGCGCGATACGAACGACCCACCCGACGGCGAGCACCACTACGAAGAGTACCCCGTCGGCGAACCGCTCGTCGGCAAGCGCGGACGGATGGCCCGCGTCATCTACATGACCAACATCGGCACCATTCCCGACTCCTTTACTTGCGACGTGCTGGTTCGCGGGGCCGACCAGTGGGTCGGTACACTCGACGAAGCCTATCTCGACACGCTGGAGAAAGGCGACGTGTTCGTCCTCGGCGGCGACAACTTCGCGTATCGCTATCGCCGCGGGTCGAAGGTGTACGTCGACCGAACCGCCCAACGGCCCACGGTTCCGTCGTGGTTCTCCGAACGCCTCCCACTGTCGTACGACCTCGGCCGCGAGATAGCCCAGTTCCAGGCGGATATCGTCGAGAAACTCGAATCGGACGGTCCGCCCGCCGTCCGCGCGTGGCTCCGTGACCGTCCACTCGACGAGAACAGTGTTCGCGCAGTCACGCGAATGTTCGACGAGCAAGTTCGGTACGCGGGCCCAGAGAGCGTGGCGACTCCCTCGCGTCTGGCCATCGAGACGGAACTCAACCGCGAGACGTATCGCCGACACTACTACGTCCACTGCACCTACGGCCGGCAGTTCAACGACGGCCTCTCGCGCTTGCTGGCGTACCACTGCGCCCGCCGGACCAACGCGAACGTGCAGGTCGCCGTCGCCGACAACGGCTTTTCCATCTCGATGCCGCTGAACCGGAAGGTGGACCTCGGCACCATCCTCCGTGAGGCCGACCCCGACACCCTCGCCGAGGACCTCCGGGCCGCACTCGACGGCACCGACCTCCTGAAGCGCTACTTCCGTATCAACGCGACGCGCTCGCTCATGATTCTCAAGCGCTACAAGGGCTACGAGAAGACGGCCGCCCAACAACAGGTCTCTTCGGAGATGTTGCTGTCGTTCGCACAGGAGTTAGACGAGTTCGCGGTGATGGAAGAGACCTATCGGGAGATTCTCGAAGACAAACTGAACCTCGCCGCTATCGAGGTCGTTCTCGAAGACATCCAATCGGGCGACGTGGACGTGGTCGACCAGCAGGTTTCGACGCCGACGCCGCGGGCATTCGGCCTCGCCACCCTGATGGCGAGCGACGTGGTTCTCGCCGAAGACGAGAGCGCGGTGCTTCGGGAGTTCCACGAGCGTGTCCTCGACGAGATTGGCGAGGACGACATCGACCTCGACGTGAGTTAAAAGTCAGCGGCAGCGGTACTGGACGTCGTACGATAGGTTGGGGCCTTCCTGTCGGACGGTGCCTTGACCAGTGACGTTCAGCGTGTTCGCCGCTTGGTCGACTACGCGGACGGTGGAATCGACGATGGGGCCGGCCGGATCCGTGACGGTTCCCTGACCAGACACCTTCAGATGGAGCGTGCCCGTCCCGCAGTCGGCGACCTGACCAGTAAACGTCATCGTGCCGTGCAGAACGACGCGTCCGCTCGGGAAGACTGTCCCGCTGACATCCTCCTCGAACGTCCCGTCGAGTGTCCCCGAGATGGTCCCCTCGAGGTGGCGATCCTCGTGGCGGACGCCGTCTGCGTACCGTGTGTTGGTGATTTCGAGGTTCGTAATCTGGCCCGTGCCGGTTCCCATTTGTGGCTGTTGTGCCGAGGCGACGGCCGGGACCGAACCGAGCAACGCCGTCCCACCAATCACGCGCAGGAGCGCGCGCCGGGTGGATGTGTGACCCCGAGCGTGGGTGGCACCAGTCCTCCTGTTTGGATGTGGCGACATACCGACACACTCGGTCTTTACAGCAATAGTTACCCACCGACTACCTATCACGGCCCGTTACCTTCCGCCCTAACGGATCAAACCGGTCGCTGCCCCTTCGAGCAAAGTCGGGTGCCCACCAGCCGTCGGATTCGTGAGCGAACAAGACACGTCCGTCGGTCGAAAAACAGCTACTGAACTCGTCTTCTGCAGCCTGCAATCTTTTTCAGCGAGCTTACCGCCGCGCCCACCTAAGCATCCGCTGGTAGAACGGGTCGGATTCGAGCGCGCTGGCGTCGCCGACGAGGCAGAGTGCTTTCTTCGCACGCGTGAGCGCGACGTTGATGCGTCGGTGGTCTTCGAACAACGGCCCGTCCAAGTCGCCGGTTGCGACGAACGAGACGATAATGACCTCTTTCGAGGAGCCTTGGAACCGGTCCACGGTATCGACGGTCACGTCGGTTCGGCGGGAGATTTCGGCAACCTGCGCCCGGAAGGGAGCGATGACACCGATATCCTCCGAGGCGACACCGGCGGCCTCGTAGGCGGCGACGATTTCGGCGACTCGGTCAGCTTCGACAGGGTTGGTGTTGCCGACGCGGCGGCCATCGGGGTCGACGAACGTCACTTGGTCTGTGAGTTCGGCGGGTAAGTCGGCGGTGTCGACGCCGAGGTCGCGGAGGTGCTGCCCCGCGACTTCGCCGGTCGCCGGACGGAGTGCGCCGTCGTAGAACTCCGCCGAAGCAAACGCCTGAATCCGCTGGGACATGCGGTACTGGCGGTCGAGCATCACCGACGCTTCGGGGTGGGCTTCGATGAGTCGCTGGAACAGCGATTTCTGCAGGTCGTTCTCGGCGCGAACGACGGGTGGCAGTTGCTTGTGGTCGCCGACGAGGACGAACCGGTCGGCGAGGTTCGCCGCGGCGAGCGTCCCCGGTTCGGTGAGTTGCGAGGCTTCGTCCACAAGAGCGACGTCGAACGACTGCTCGCGCATCACGCGCGACCCACAGGAGGCAGTCGTCGCGGCGACGACCGGGGCGTCGTGCAAGGCGGCGGCGAGTGTGTTGGGGTCGCCGCTGCGAGAGAGGCGAACGTCCAGCATGTCCTCGCGGACACCCGATTCGGTGCCGACGCGGACGATGTCTTCGAACCCTTGGTCGCGCAGTGCTTCGAGCGCGTTGTCCACCGCGCGGTTCGTGAACGCCGAAAGGAGGACGCGATTTCCGTCTTCGACCAGTGCGCGGATGGTCCGAGCGATGGTGTAGGTCTTACCCGTCCCGGGCGGTCCGTGGATGAGCGCGAGGTCGTCGGCGTCGACGGCGAGACTGACCGCCTCGTCTTGCGCCTCGTTGTTGTCGATGTACGTCTCGCCGGCCGAGCGGGCTTCGAACTCGGGTGCGCGCCGGTCGAACAGCACGTCCTTGCGGT
The genomic region above belongs to Haloferax marinisediminis and contains:
- a CDS encoding ATP-dependent helicase, whose protein sequence is MTQRGRSLLTGKRDDYDFDPESVPVADEDVLDLLEPAVQEWWVDQFGEFVPGNGGFFTPPQRGAIPLIHEEKNALICAPTGSGKTLASFTAIINELFRRDRESPDGLDNSVYCLYVSPLKSLANDIHRNLTEPLDGIADIAGERDETIDIRHAIRHGDTSSADRQKMLEETPHILNTTPETLAILLNSPKFKEKLRTVEYVVVDEIHSLAENKRGTHLSVSLERLETLAESSPTRIGCSATVEPLDTVGEFLVGYEDGDPREYELVDTRFVRDFDIELECPTDDLIRTPRAEVQTRFYDRLHELVASHTNTLVFTNTRSGAERVLHNLRETYPDIDESNSGCHHGSLSKERRQEIESKLKAGELQVVTTSTSLELGIDMPHIDLVVQVGSPKSVAALLQRVGRAGHQLGQTVEGRVIALDRDELVECAVMLTKAEEGFVDRVFIPENAFDVAAQQVYGMAINSIRPESEVRDILRRAYPYRNFSDDDFERLFRYLTADYDGLEDKNVYAKVWRDTNDPPDGEHHYEEYPVGEPLVGKRGRMARVIYMTNIGTIPDSFTCDVLVRGADQWVGTLDEAYLDTLEKGDVFVLGGDNFAYRYRRGSKVYVDRTAQRPTVPSWFSERLPLSYDLGREIAQFQADIVEKLESDGPPAVRAWLRDRPLDENSVRAVTRMFDEQVRYAGPESVATPSRLAIETELNRETYRRHYYVHCTYGRQFNDGLSRLLAYHCARRTNANVQVAVADNGFSISMPLNRKVDLGTILREADPDTLAEDLRAALDGTDLLKRYFRINATRSLMILKRYKGYEKTAAQQQVSSEMLLSFAQELDEFAVMEETYREILEDKLNLAAIEVVLEDIQSGDVDVVDQQVSTPTPRAFGLATLMASDVVLAEDESAVLREFHERVLDEIGEDDIDLDVS